A section of the Planctomycetota bacterium genome encodes:
- a CDS encoding biopolymer transporter ExbD, whose translation MNFARSTGRGHGHTPRLPLVAIIDVVLFLLLYFCYVADLTPEERHLASAIQADTSPGGASGGLVPQVLIVESAGGRVRYRMGERVMESREALGAVLRSLPTSAGIVIRVNADVPVGAAAAAVAAGREAGFTKISYVPGS comes from the coding sequence ATGAACTTCGCCCGCTCCACGGGCCGCGGGCACGGGCACACGCCCCGCCTCCCGCTCGTCGCGATCATCGACGTCGTCCTCTTCCTGCTGCTGTACTTCTGCTATGTCGCCGACCTGACGCCCGAAGAACGCCACCTGGCCAGCGCCATCCAGGCCGACACCAGCCCGGGCGGCGCGTCGGGGGGCCTGGTGCCGCAGGTCCTGATCGTTGAATCCGCGGGGGGCCGCGTCCGGTACAGGATGGGCGAGCGCGTGATGGAGTCGCGCGAGGCGCTGGGGGCGGTCCTCCGCAGCCTGCCGACTTCCGCGGGCATCGTCATCCGCGTGAACGCCGACGTTCCCGTGGGTGCCGCGGCCGCCGCGGTCGCGGCCGGTCGGGAGGCGGGTTTCACGAAGATCAGCTATGTGCCCGGGTCGTAG
- a CDS encoding biopolymer transporter ExbD, whose product MRFGRTIHEDTAEFDLTAMVDVVMLLVIFFAFTAQFTRTLATPVDLPREQGAREAAGAAPKALVIDITRDGSFLVMGQRADPEWLVQSVARDVRAAGGGQNLDVIVRADRAASAAHLNTLAGVLSRAGVRTWRLATSAEEGPRP is encoded by the coding sequence GTGAGGTTCGGCCGCACCATCCACGAGGACACCGCCGAGTTCGACCTCACCGCGATGGTCGACGTCGTGATGCTGCTCGTCATCTTCTTCGCGTTCACGGCGCAGTTCACGCGCACGCTCGCCACGCCCGTGGACCTCCCGCGTGAGCAGGGCGCCCGCGAGGCCGCCGGCGCCGCGCCAAAGGCCCTCGTCATCGACATCACCCGCGACGGCTCGTTCCTCGTCATGGGGCAGCGGGCCGACCCCGAATGGCTGGTGCAGTCCGTCGCACGCGACGTCCGCGCCGCCGGCGGCGGGCAGAACCTCGACGTCATCGTCCGCGCCGACCGCGCCGCGTCCGCGGCTCACCTCAACACCCTCGCCGGCGTGCTCTCCCGTGCGGGCGTCCGCACCTGGCGCCTCGCCACCTCCGCCGAGGAGGGCCCCCGCCCATGA
- a CDS encoding MotA/TolQ/ExbB proton channel family protein, whose product MIDVTAQASFALLAQAPAPEPETTRSLLDYIRAGGLLGYILIGLSISSLALVILQFIRLRADAWMPRDVQDALTRLVREQDLDGVRRYCDDPANASFLTAVIGRALARCGRSAFGFLELRSAIEEAGQIEADRRYRTNDGLQLLAALGPMLGLLGTVIGLIGAFGSLADLEGATRSRELARFMSLALVNTAQGLAVAIPCTAFYFYFKRRIDRLATDAGTVVERIVTPLEGRGAPDKPAPPRAAQPAPVQRPAPRPDAPRGVGAP is encoded by the coding sequence GTGATCGACGTGACCGCCCAGGCCTCCTTCGCGCTGCTCGCGCAGGCCCCCGCCCCCGAGCCCGAGACCACCCGCTCGCTGCTCGACTACATCCGCGCGGGCGGGCTGCTGGGGTACATCCTCATCGGGCTCTCCATCTCGTCGCTCGCGCTGGTGATCCTCCAGTTCATCCGCCTGCGCGCCGACGCCTGGATGCCGCGCGACGTGCAGGACGCCCTCACCCGCCTCGTCCGCGAGCAGGACCTCGACGGCGTGCGCCGCTACTGCGACGACCCCGCCAACGCGAGTTTCCTCACCGCCGTCATCGGCCGCGCCCTCGCCCGCTGCGGACGCAGCGCCTTCGGCTTCCTCGAACTGCGCAGCGCCATCGAAGAGGCCGGCCAGATCGAGGCCGACCGGCGCTACCGCACGAACGACGGGCTCCAGCTCCTCGCGGCCCTGGGCCCGATGCTGGGCCTGCTGGGCACCGTCATCGGCCTCATCGGCGCCTTCGGCAGCCTCGCCGACCTCGAGGGCGCCACCCGCTCGCGCGAGCTGGCCAGGTTCATGTCCCTCGCCCTTGTGAACACCGCGCAGGGCCTGGCTGTCGCCATCCCCTGCACCGCGTTCTACTTCTACTTCAAGCGCCGCATCGACCGCCTCGCGACCGACGCCGGTACCGTCGTCGAACGCATCGTCACGCCGCTTGAAGGGCGCGGCGCGCCCGACAAGCCCGCGCCTCCCCGCGCGGCCCAGCCCGCGCCGGTCCAGCGCCCCGCGCCGCGCCCCGACGCCCCCCGCGGGGTGGGTGCCCCGTGA
- a CDS encoding VWA domain-containing protein — MNTTPTQHAPPQIGNDRDAVIPPTLGELLLRWIGSAAVLALLASLGLHLAGWQISRFIQIGPSTRAQQGGEDDGSVEMAILSQGELDAIIGSAIDAGTPSVPDALPEDVGMTADIPEAIGGEGELGGEPGQIGEVGDVGGGGDIGGGGEGSGLGGGGGGASFFGVEATGHRFAYIVDVSASMDDVRMNALRRELIRSVEALLETAQFMIIKYSSDAKQIGDVEGWQEASPAVRRAMRAHIDGLLAEANTFPVPGFEIVAARRPRPDAIYFMTDGEFSDDDTTRIIAMAKQMKVPVHGICLGSQEGETRMRAIARATKGTFTFVRLDR, encoded by the coding sequence ATGAACACCACGCCGACCCAGCACGCCCCGCCGCAGATCGGCAACGACCGTGACGCGGTGATCCCGCCGACTCTCGGCGAGCTCCTCCTCCGCTGGATCGGCAGCGCCGCCGTGCTCGCGCTTCTCGCCTCCCTCGGGCTTCACCTGGCCGGCTGGCAGATTTCCCGCTTCATCCAGATCGGCCCCTCGACCCGCGCCCAGCAGGGCGGCGAGGACGACGGCTCCGTCGAGATGGCCATTCTCTCCCAGGGCGAACTCGACGCCATCATCGGCAGCGCCATCGACGCCGGAACGCCCAGCGTGCCCGACGCCCTTCCCGAAGACGTCGGCATGACCGCCGACATCCCCGAGGCCATCGGGGGCGAGGGAGAACTCGGCGGCGAGCCCGGGCAGATCGGCGAAGTCGGCGACGTCGGCGGCGGGGGCGACATCGGCGGCGGGGGCGAAGGGTCCGGCCTGGGGGGCGGCGGGGGTGGCGCGTCGTTCTTCGGCGTCGAGGCCACCGGTCACCGCTTCGCGTACATCGTCGATGTCTCCGCCTCCATGGACGACGTCCGCATGAACGCCCTGCGGCGCGAACTCATCCGCTCGGTCGAGGCGCTCCTCGAGACCGCCCAGTTCATGATCATCAAGTACTCGTCCGACGCCAAGCAGATCGGCGACGTCGAGGGCTGGCAGGAGGCGTCACCCGCCGTGCGCCGCGCGATGCGCGCCCACATCGACGGGCTCCTGGCCGAGGCCAACACCTTCCCGGTCCCCGGCTTCGAGATCGTCGCCGCCCGCCGCCCACGCCCCGACGCGATCTACTTCATGACCGACGGCGAGTTCAGCGACGACGACACCACCCGAATCATCGCCATGGCCAAGCAGATGAAAGTGCCCGTGCACGGTATCTGCCTGGGTTCTCAGGAAGGCGAGACCCGCATGCGCGCAATCGCCCGCGCCACCAAGGGCACCTTCACCTTCGTGAGGCTGGACCGATGA
- the pyrH gene encoding UMP kinase: MGTATRTRGGGDSARRAYRRILLKISGESFCKPGGFGIDSSELDAIAGEIREARTDGVQLAVVVGGGNIIRGAELAAQGHIAQATADQMGMLGTVINALALKEKLVSLGVDCRAMSAIEIRAVAEPFIRSRALRHMEKGRVVILAAGTGNPFFTTDTCAALRATELECEILLKATKVDGVYSADPKKDPTAVKFESLSFSEAMAKNLRVMDMTALAMCSEQRIPVIVFDFKRPGNIARVARGEPIGTLLHSA, translated from the coding sequence ATGGGCACGGCGACGAGGACGCGCGGGGGGGGCGATTCTGCCCGCCGCGCCTACCGGAGGATTCTTCTCAAAATCAGCGGCGAGTCGTTCTGCAAGCCCGGGGGCTTCGGGATCGATTCCTCGGAGTTGGACGCGATCGCGGGGGAGATCCGCGAGGCGCGCACCGACGGGGTGCAGTTGGCGGTGGTCGTGGGCGGGGGGAACATCATCCGCGGGGCCGAACTGGCGGCCCAGGGGCACATCGCCCAGGCGACGGCGGACCAGATGGGCATGCTGGGCACGGTGATCAACGCCCTGGCGCTGAAGGAAAAACTGGTGTCGCTGGGGGTTGATTGCCGGGCGATGAGCGCGATCGAGATCCGCGCGGTGGCGGAGCCCTTCATCCGCAGCCGCGCGCTGCGGCACATGGAAAAGGGGCGGGTCGTGATCCTCGCGGCGGGGACGGGCAACCCGTTCTTCACCACGGACACGTGCGCGGCCCTGCGGGCGACGGAGCTCGAGTGCGAGATCCTGCTGAAGGCGACGAAGGTGGACGGGGTCTACAGCGCGGACCCCAAGAAGGACCCGACGGCGGTGAAGTTCGAGTCGCTGAGCTTCTCGGAGGCGATGGCCAAGAACCTGCGCGTGATGGACATGACCGCCTTGGCGATGTGCAGCGAGCAGCGGATTCCGGTGATCGTGTTTGATTTCAAGCGTCCCGGGAACATCGCGCGGGTGGCGCGGGGTGAGCCGATCGGCACGCTGCTGCACTCGGCGTAG
- the frr gene encoding ribosome recycling factor, translating to MSDPDTILLEAEEHMEKALDYLKAELRGVRTGRASPALVEFVKVEYYGSQSDLKSIASVSVPEPTQLLIKPFDQASIAAIKQAIEKSGLGLNPISEGKQIRLMVPPMSAERRAKDAARIKKMGEEAKVVIRNARRDANKHADALKNQPGHNIPEDEIETLKEEIQTLLKKYEDAVDQRIDEKTKEVMTL from the coding sequence ATGTCGGACCCTGACACGATCCTGCTCGAGGCCGAGGAGCACATGGAGAAGGCCCTGGACTACCTGAAGGCCGAACTCCGAGGGGTACGCACGGGGCGGGCGTCGCCGGCGCTGGTGGAGTTCGTGAAGGTCGAGTACTACGGGTCGCAGTCGGACCTCAAGAGCATCGCGTCGGTGTCGGTGCCCGAGCCCACGCAACTGCTCATCAAGCCGTTCGACCAGGCGTCGATCGCGGCGATCAAGCAGGCGATCGAGAAGTCGGGGCTGGGGCTCAACCCCATCAGCGAGGGCAAGCAGATCCGGCTGATGGTGCCCCCGATGTCGGCCGAGCGCCGCGCGAAAGACGCGGCCCGCATCAAGAAAATGGGCGAAGAGGCCAAGGTCGTCATCCGCAACGCGCGGCGCGACGCGAACAAGCACGCCGACGCCCTGAAGAACCAGCCCGGGCACAACATTCCCGAGGACGAGATCGAGACCCTCAAGGAAGAGATCCAGACGCTGCTCAAGAAGTACGAGGACGCGGTGGATCAGCGCATCGACGAGAAGACAAAGGAAGTCATGACGCTGTGA
- a CDS encoding metallopeptidase family protein, producing the protein MKQAQRDRFDALLEEVIDALPRGVRALLDEIPVVVDDVPDAALLREMGEDDPLALLGLHTGVAFTEQSVEHHAELPADIRLFREGIVDHAGGWDGPDADDAVREQIRVTLLHEIGHQFGLDEDDLDRLGYQ; encoded by the coding sequence ATGAAGCAGGCGCAGCGAGACCGGTTCGACGCTCTCCTCGAAGAGGTTATCGACGCCCTGCCCCGCGGCGTTCGCGCCCTGCTCGACGAGATTCCCGTTGTCGTTGATGACGTGCCCGACGCCGCCCTGCTCCGCGAGATGGGCGAGGACGATCCCCTCGCCCTGCTCGGGCTGCACACCGGCGTCGCTTTCACCGAGCAGAGCGTCGAGCACCACGCCGAACTACCGGCCGACATCCGGCTCTTCCGCGAGGGCATCGTCGATCACGCGGGGGGCTGGGACGGGCCCGACGCCGACGACGCCGTCCGCGAGCAGATCCGCGTCACGCTGCTGCACGAGATCGGACACCAGTTCGGGCTCGACGAGGACGACCTCGACCGCCTGGGGTACCAGTAG